In Lusitaniella coriacea LEGE 07157, a single genomic region encodes these proteins:
- a CDS encoding P-loop NTPase family protein, whose product MSCIHWSNGRKGGVGKSLLSWLLTEYALKHLKAPFCLVETDRVNPDVGRLYKETVRTEFAYFSESEQKRTKADKIFNLACQSTVIVNLIVNLPAQVHEPMKMWFLEDEIYELAKEEGVSFCNWYVSNGGYDSIGLFMKTLKDLGQFMPHVLVRNWGLCDDWTHVDEDDELQALVRQYRVPVIDIPKFPYAERNFIEANQLTLTEALSHPKLSLVSKKRVHKFLRQSFAAIESTGLLVDE is encoded by the coding sequence ATGTCCTGTATCCATTGGAGCAATGGCAGAAAAGGCGGTGTCGGAAAATCGCTGTTGTCTTGGCTCTTAACTGAGTATGCTCTGAAGCACTTGAAAGCTCCGTTTTGCTTGGTTGAGACCGATAGAGTCAATCCCGATGTCGGGCGATTGTATAAGGAAACAGTCAGAACTGAATTTGCTTACTTTTCTGAAAGCGAGCAGAAGCGAACAAAGGCTGACAAAATTTTCAACCTTGCCTGCCAATCCACCGTAATTGTGAACTTAATTGTGAACTTACCCGCACAAGTCCACGAACCCATGAAAATGTGGTTTCTCGAAGACGAAATTTACGAATTGGCAAAAGAGGAAGGGGTCAGTTTCTGTAACTGGTATGTTTCTAATGGAGGCTATGACTCGATCGGGCTTTTCATGAAAACCCTCAAAGACCTCGGTCAATTCATGCCTCACGTTTTAGTCCGAAATTGGGGTCTTTGCGATGACTGGACTCACGTAGATGAAGATGACGAGCTTCAAGCGCTCGTTCGTCAGTATCGAGTTCCGGTCATCGACATCCCTAAATTCCCTTACGCAGAACGAAATTTCATTGAAGCGAACCAGCTCACCCTAACAGAAGCCTTAAGCCATCCTAAGTTGAGTTTGGTTTCTAAAAAACGGGTGCATAAGTTCCTCCGTCAAAGTTTTGCGGCCATCGAAAGTACGGGATTGCTTGTCGATGAATAA
- a CDS encoding LabA-like NYN domain-containing protein, which produces MISTNLGQEKILFGSSILAGIGALALKQPALLPIAVAMPLYMNQLNLKRSLNDFGLNVGRINEAICQVERQPERPPQMCLQPGQRGSTLICIDGENIFFSAKEKGLEINFPQFFESLCKDAFSVIGPYYYTAIGASKNQQGFLDRIQRLGFEIHAQQIRYYSDKKKNTNIDLLLTTELLAFAEKCHTVVIVSGDSGFAIPAKYAKQMGKRIEVWGFEQNTGLELRNVADRFINLMDVPGLCRKASVRPKKRPFDDKA; this is translated from the coding sequence GTGATTTCCACAAACTTGGGTCAAGAGAAAATTCTTTTTGGTAGTTCGATTCTCGCCGGGATAGGGGCGTTAGCTCTCAAGCAGCCAGCACTGTTGCCCATTGCCGTGGCGATGCCGCTCTATATGAACCAACTCAATCTCAAACGCTCGTTAAACGATTTTGGTTTGAATGTTGGTCGAATCAACGAGGCGATTTGTCAGGTCGAACGCCAGCCAGAGCGCCCTCCCCAAATGTGTCTCCAGCCCGGACAAAGAGGCTCTACCTTGATCTGTATTGATGGGGAAAATATTTTCTTCAGCGCCAAAGAAAAAGGACTAGAGATTAATTTCCCTCAATTTTTTGAATCGCTGTGCAAGGATGCTTTCTCGGTGATCGGCCCTTATTATTACACGGCCATTGGAGCCAGCAAGAATCAACAAGGATTTCTAGATCGCATCCAGCGCTTGGGCTTTGAAATTCACGCTCAACAAATTCGCTACTACTCAGACAAAAAAAAGAACACCAATATCGATTTGTTACTGACCACAGAGCTATTAGCGTTTGCTGAAAAATGTCATACGGTGGTCATCGTCAGTGGAGATTCTGGGTTTGCTATCCCTGCCAAGTATGCCAAGCAGATGGGCAAGCGCATTGAAGTTTGGGGATTTGAACAAAATACGGGCTTGGAGTTACGAAACGTAGCAGATCGCTTTATCAATTTGATGGACGTTCCAGGGTTGTGCCGAAAGGCTTCTGTGCGTCCCAAGAAACGTCCTTTTGACGATAAAGCTTAG
- a CDS encoding AAA-like domain-containing protein, whose protein sequence is MSGQYFGEKTKRKAVLLLEPLIDCANGEREKPHKALKDIYWGNRKYELVVKTVGLHPLELLVQRKLNQKQISETLYRLNDTVKILQFHNRFEREQQGEKWWAFSLFLWSDDKDKNIRKILDWKKKTTSQLEPQDPIQSVQSCSPSRGHDVSLADSQVELDSPFYIPRQEIESDCYQAILKPGSLVRLKGPQQIGKTSLVERLVLKARREKYRTAVLSFNLAELTATTGMLKWLCAAVNQELELPNNVATHWDDTFGPNQSATTYFEKHILKAIQQPLILVLDNIDVVFDKPELQDGFCRLLRSWNDLTKGINHRAAIWRRLSLILVHATDKYSSLDIHHSPLNVGKVFALPEFSEMEIAELAKRYPLANINSQEVKQYFGGHPYLVRSAFDYLHQQQVNLEYLLKIAPTEKSPFGNHLRGHLKALQQNPSLGLGFKEIVTSKEPVRVSSSETFKLQSMGLVKIEGDLCSPLCELYRQYFSLRLQEKSNSLVSLLNLLQLKIS, encoded by the coding sequence ATGTCAGGTCAATACTTTGGAGAGAAAACAAAAAGGAAAGCAGTTTTATTACTTGAACCCTTAATTGACTGTGCGAATGGAGAGAGGGAAAAGCCACACAAAGCTCTCAAGGATATTTACTGGGGCAACCGAAAATACGAACTTGTGGTCAAAACAGTCGGGTTACATCCATTGGAGCTGCTTGTGCAAAGGAAGCTCAATCAAAAACAGATTAGTGAAACCTTATATCGGCTGAATGATACGGTTAAAATTCTTCAGTTTCACAACCGCTTTGAACGAGAACAACAGGGAGAAAAATGGTGGGCTTTTAGTCTTTTTCTTTGGTCTGACGATAAGGACAAAAATATCAGAAAAATTCTAGACTGGAAAAAGAAAACAACTAGCCAGCTCGAACCCCAAGACCCAATACAGTCCGTTCAATCCTGCTCGCCGTCACGCGGTCACGACGTTTCCCTTGCAGACAGCCAAGTCGAGCTGGACTCTCCTTTTTACATCCCGCGTCAAGAGATTGAATCTGACTGCTATCAAGCGATCCTCAAGCCCGGTTCTCTCGTTCGCCTCAAAGGACCCCAACAAATTGGTAAAACGTCACTGGTCGAAAGGCTTGTGCTTAAGGCGCGGAGGGAAAAGTATCGCACAGCCGTCTTGAGCTTTAACCTAGCAGAATTAACCGCTACAACAGGGATGTTGAAGTGGCTCTGTGCTGCTGTTAACCAAGAGTTAGAGCTACCCAATAACGTTGCGACCCATTGGGATGACACCTTTGGTCCAAACCAAAGTGCTACCACTTACTTTGAAAAACATATACTCAAAGCCATTCAACAGCCGCTCATTCTTGTCCTCGATAATATTGATGTTGTCTTTGATAAACCAGAACTTCAGGACGGCTTTTGCCGCTTGTTGCGCTCTTGGAACGATTTGACGAAGGGCATCAACCATCGAGCCGCCATTTGGCGACGATTGAGCCTGATTTTAGTCCACGCTACGGATAAGTACAGCTCCCTCGATATCCACCACTCTCCTCTTAACGTTGGCAAAGTGTTTGCTTTACCTGAGTTCAGCGAGATGGAAATTGCCGAGTTAGCCAAGCGTTACCCTCTTGCCAATATCAACAGTCAAGAGGTTAAGCAATACTTTGGCGGACATCCCTATCTAGTCAGGAGTGCTTTTGACTACCTCCATCAACAACAAGTCAATCTCGAATACTTACTAAAAATTGCACCCACTGAGAAAAGTCCATTCGGCAACCATCTTCGAGGTCATCTCAAAGCATTGCAACAAAATCCATCGCTGGGGCTTGGATTCAAAGAAATCGTAACCAGCAAAGAACCCGTGAGAGTCAGCAGTTCTGAGACGTTTAAACTTCAAAGCATGGGCTTAGTCAAAATAGAAGGCGATTTGTGTTCTCCGCTGTGCGAGCTGTATCGACAGTATTTTTCGCTTCGCCTACAAGAAAAAAGCAATTCTTTGGTTTCTCTGTTGAACCTGCTGCAACTCAAAATTTCTTAG
- a CDS encoding WD40 domain-containing protein: MAMTYYFSGTLHEDDPTYVKRQADDELFESLASGQFCYVLSSRQTGKSSLRVRTMSRLKQSGFACSVIDVSKDATEEVKPSQWYANLISTLTHEFDLDFDVGSWYRQQDWFSPLSRFREFIESVLLTQIQENIVIFIDEIDSLLSLPFPTDDFFALIRACHNTRVDKPIYKRLTFCLLGVATPSDLIRDKKRTPFNIGKGIELTRFTFEEARGSLTQGLAQKVDNPERVLSEVLKWTGGQPFLTQKLCQLIIDKTQSRQPDIKQLAQTYVIENWESQDIPPHLGTIKERLLADERIAGRMLGLYEEILRNGSISADMSEEKVKLRLSGLVAKEDEKLVVYNLIYATIFERNWIEKKLANLRPKEYASAFNAWVSRGRDESLLLRDKHLEVALKWQEGRSLSAEDQEFILRSQELDRQDQQKANLILSSANRKAQKRILFGSAVLAVTLVAAVAATLQATNAWQRLTETDKKLDEATLNLQLADQRVQEKEGEARDAQAKTEMANKQLAATQSSLQKTTQNLESSQSNLKKTNQQLTTTESQLTSTEQQKRQAEQQLSSTKTQLTSTEQQKQQAEVARQRAEEGLVTANGKRKEAEQKERSAKIAAERADKDREQAEQKTRIAQAGTRLERAGSSALEQLQVDPVGALLNAMEVGSELNQLVKHHQIQYLNDYPAISPILALQTTLDQILDPPSFLRQNSGIYSLTFSPDGKHIATTSWNKAYIWNLDGQKLAVLQDHQDNIDSTFKIESLTFSEDGQYIAATTSWNKAYIWNLDGQKLAVLQKVNDHKTSLAFSPDGQRIVTASEDGTVRIWTLNGQELTVLQGHQYDGTSVAFSPDGQRIAIASKDKTVRIWSPDNQELVILEESQDELNDPSDGLPDFPSAPDMSLNNGVDRIAFSSDGQRILTMNSGEVHIWDIDDRELTILDSLSATLSPNGQYIALPDLDTVKILDSNGQEISVFESSLNTILDHPTFSPDGKHIATLSSDNTVRVWDLKGQELAVFQQPQRGTNLAFSPDGHRIAVSSGEENTAQIWNINGQDPVLLQAYPQNDFLSYLAKVNSLVFSPDGQLIATTSDATRIWTLNGQELAVLQGNRSVAFSPDNQRIATASGDGTARIWTLDGQELAVLQGHQDGIDSVAFSPDSQHIATASEDGTARIWNLNGQELAVLQGHQDGIDSVVFSPDEKHIATASEDGTVRVWTLDGRELTVLQGRQRGLIQRNTVFISPDGQRVATILDDGTARIWTLNGQEIAVLQGHKERIRSLVFSPDSQRVATVSYNGISRLWTLNGQELSVFRAQRDVRDLTFSPDGQRIATILDNGTARIWTLNGQELAILQDDRERIGLLVFSPDGQHVATVSNNGIPRLWQIETLDQLLTRGCQWLQAYLPYVGDVSETDKQVCADDNGITLVNQKRIKEDILP, from the coding sequence ATGGCTATGACCTACTACTTCTCAGGAACGTTACACGAGGATGACCCCACTTACGTCAAGCGTCAAGCGGATGACGAACTCTTTGAGAGTTTGGCATCCGGACAGTTTTGTTATGTGCTGAGTTCCCGGCAGACGGGGAAATCGAGTTTGCGGGTCAGGACGATGAGTCGTCTGAAACAGTCAGGATTTGCCTGTTCGGTCATTGACGTATCTAAGGATGCCACTGAGGAGGTCAAACCCAGCCAATGGTATGCCAACCTCATCTCCACATTGACCCATGAGTTTGACTTGGATTTCGATGTGGGGAGTTGGTATCGGCAGCAAGACTGGTTTTCTCCTCTCAGTCGCTTTCGCGAGTTCATCGAATCGGTTTTGCTGACTCAAATTCAAGAAAATATTGTTATTTTTATTGATGAAATTGACAGTCTGCTGAGCCTGCCTTTTCCCACTGACGATTTCTTTGCTCTCATCCGGGCTTGCCACAATACAAGAGTAGATAAGCCCATCTACAAACGTCTTACGTTCTGCTTGCTCGGTGTTGCCACTCCTTCGGATTTAATTAGAGATAAGAAACGAACTCCCTTTAACATTGGCAAAGGGATCGAACTGACGCGATTCACCTTTGAAGAGGCGAGAGGTTCTTTAACTCAAGGGTTAGCGCAGAAGGTCGATAATCCCGAGCGGGTCTTGTCTGAGGTACTGAAGTGGACGGGAGGACAGCCTTTTCTCACCCAGAAGCTCTGTCAGTTGATTATCGACAAAACCCAAAGCCGTCAGCCTGATATTAAGCAGTTGGCACAAACCTACGTTATCGAGAATTGGGAAAGCCAGGATATCCCTCCACATTTGGGAACCATTAAAGAGCGCTTGCTGGCCGATGAAAGAATCGCAGGTCGAATGTTGGGGTTGTATGAGGAGATTCTGCGTAACGGCTCAATCTCTGCTGACATGAGCGAGGAAAAGGTGAAGTTGCGTTTGTCTGGGTTAGTAGCTAAGGAAGATGAGAAGTTAGTCGTCTACAATCTCATCTACGCAACAATTTTTGAGCGTAACTGGATTGAGAAAAAGTTAGCCAACCTGCGTCCTAAAGAGTATGCGAGTGCCTTTAATGCGTGGGTTTCCAGAGGTCGAGACGAATCGCTGCTTCTGCGGGATAAACATTTGGAAGTCGCATTGAAATGGCAGGAGGGTCGAAGCCTTAGCGCCGAAGACCAGGAATTTATCCTCAGAAGCCAAGAATTAGACAGGCAAGATCAGCAGAAAGCCAATCTCATTCTCTCCTCTGCCAATCGCAAGGCTCAGAAGCGAATCCTTTTCGGTTCGGCTGTCCTTGCCGTCACTTTGGTTGCGGCAGTGGCAGCGACTCTACAAGCGACTAATGCTTGGCAGCGGTTGACAGAAACCGATAAAAAGCTCGATGAGGCGACTCTAAATTTGCAATTAGCAGACCAAAGAGTACAAGAGAAAGAGGGAGAAGCCAGAGATGCTCAAGCCAAAACTGAGATGGCCAACAAACAGCTTGCAGCGACTCAGAGCAGTTTGCAGAAAACCACTCAGAATTTGGAGTCTTCGCAATCTAACTTGAAAAAGACCAACCAGCAACTGACCACCACAGAATCACAACTTACGAGTACCGAGCAGCAGAAGCGACAGGCTGAACAACAGCTTTCCAGCACAAAAACGCAACTTACGAGTACCGAACAGCAGAAGCAACAGGCTGAGGTAGCTCGTCAACGGGCAGAAGAGGGGTTAGTGACTGCTAATGGAAAGCGAAAAGAGGCTGAGCAAAAAGAAAGGTCAGCAAAAATTGCCGCAGAGCGGGCAGACAAAGATAGAGAGCAAGCTGAACAAAAGACACGCATTGCTCAAGCAGGAACGCGATTAGAGAGAGCTGGCAGTTCCGCTTTAGAACAATTGCAAGTCGATCCGGTTGGGGCATTGCTGAATGCAATGGAGGTCGGTTCTGAACTCAACCAACTTGTTAAGCACCATCAGATTCAATACCTAAATGACTATCCAGCCATCAGTCCTATCTTGGCATTGCAAACGACTTTAGACCAAATTTTAGACCCACCAAGTTTTCTGCGACAAAATTCGGGAATATATAGTCTCACTTTTAGTCCCGACGGAAAACATATCGCAACGACTTCCTGGAATAAGGCTTATATCTGGAATCTTGATGGTCAAAAACTAGCCGTTCTACAGGATCATCAAGATAATATAGACAGCACTTTTAAGATTGAAAGTCTTACTTTTAGCGAAGATGGACAATATATCGCTGCGACAACTTCCTGGAATAAGGCTTATATCTGGAATCTTGATGGTCAAAAACTAGCCGTTTTGCAGAAGGTTAATGACCATAAAACAAGCCTTGCCTTTAGTCCTGATGGTCAGCGCATTGTCACCGCTTCCGAAGATGGAACAGTACGCATATGGACTCTTAATGGTCAAGAACTAACAGTTCTACAGGGGCATCAATACGATGGAACGAGCGTTGCTTTTAGTCCTGATGGTCAGCGCATCGCAATTGCCTCCAAGGATAAGACGGTGCGCATCTGGAGTCCTGATAATCAAGAGCTGGTGATTCTGGAAGAATCTCAGGATGAGCTGAACGACCCTAGTGATGGACTGCCAGACTTTCCCTCCGCTCCAGACATGAGCTTAAATAATGGGGTTGACAGAATTGCTTTTAGCTCTGACGGTCAGCGCATCCTAACCATGAATTCAGGAGAAGTTCATATCTGGGATATCGACGATAGAGAACTTACAATACTTGATAGCTTGAGCGCTACCCTCAGCCCCAATGGGCAGTATATCGCCTTACCAGATCTTGATACAGTTAAGATTTTGGATTCCAACGGTCAAGAGATCTCTGTTTTTGAAAGTAGTCTGAACACGATATTAGATCATCCTACCTTTAGTCCTGACGGAAAGCACATTGCAACCCTTTCCTCTGACAATACAGTTCGGGTTTGGGATCTCAAGGGTCAAGAACTTGCTGTTTTTCAACAACCTCAACGTGGTACTAACCTTGCCTTCAGCCCTGATGGACACAGGATTGCAGTCAGCTCCGGCGAGGAAAATACAGCTCAGATTTGGAATATCAATGGTCAAGATCCCGTCTTACTTCAAGCCTATCCTCAGAATGACTTCCTTAGTTATTTAGCCAAAGTAAACAGTCTTGTCTTTAGTCCTGATGGACAGCTCATTGCAACAACTTCTGATGCTACTCGTATCTGGACTCTCAATGGTCAGGAACTGGCTGTTCTGCAAGGAAACAGGTCCGTTGCCTTCAGTCCTGATAATCAACGCATTGCAACCGCTTCCGGAGATGGAACAGCTCGTATCTGGACTCTCGATGGTCAAGAACTGGCTGTTCTGCAAGGGCATCAAGATGGTATTGACAGTGTTGCTTTTAGTCCTGATAGTCAGCACATCGCGACCGCTTCCGAAGATGGAACAGCTCGTATCTGGAATCTTAATGGTCAAGAACTGGCTGTTCTGCAAGGGCATCAAGATGGTATTGACAGTGTTGTCTTTAGTCCAGATGAAAAGCATATCGCGACTGCTTCCGAAGATGGAACGGTTCGGGTCTGGACTCTCGATGGTCGGGAACTGACTGTTCTGCAAGGGCGACAGAGGGGTCTTATTCAGAGGAACACTGTCTTCATTAGTCCTGATGGTCAGCGCGTTGCAACTATTTTAGACGATGGCACAGCTCGTATCTGGACTCTCAATGGTCAAGAAATTGCTGTTCTTCAAGGTCATAAGGAGAGAATTCGCAGTCTTGTCTTTAGCCCAGATAGCCAGCGTGTCGCGACTGTTTCATACAACGGAATATCTCGGCTCTGGACTCTTAATGGTCAAGAACTTTCTGTTTTTAGAGCGCAACGCGATGTGCGCGACCTTACCTTTAGTCCTGATGGTCAGCGGATCGCCACTATTCTAGACAATGGAACGGCTCGTATCTGGACTCTCAATGGTCAAGAACTTGCTATTCTTCAAGACGATAGGGAAAGAATAGGTCTTCTTGTCTTTAGCCCAGATGGTCAGCATGTTGCAACTGTTTCTAACAACGGCATACCAAGGCTCTGGCAAATTGAAACTCTCGATCAACTCCTAACCAGAGGATGCCAATGGTTACAAGCCTATCTTCCCTATGTGGGTGATGTCAGCGAGACCGATAAACAAGTTTGTGCTGATGACAACGGTATAACTCTTGTCAACCAGAAAAGAATTAAAGAAGATATCCTACCGTAA
- the mobF gene encoding MobF family relaxase, which yields MGLTFSAPKSVSLFWVVAEVEIRTLIEEAHERAVAKAIEYIEQKALGGEKSLIIASFQQGSSREGSNPIPDPLLHTHAISLPVVYDRSSGRAESLYPSARMLYRHKMAAGAVYRAELASELQQNLGVLLQREKSWFELQGFSREEGKYLELMNHFSSRRLQIEAQNPQNAIEAQKVAYETRKQKQPQLPRSELFAQWQKASQQYGFGLEQGRKLLRAPLERTVLGQKWQEWRTLREAATSVVRHQSHFTHRDLVRAVAEAAQTRGLNSNDVLRLTKKYLSSRQVIELGRIDGEKRFANKRLYKMEKQLLSQVRKLEKEHSFRVAVRHLRAAAERHHLTREQTEALQEIARPGRIKVLCGLSGTGKSHTLAAACQGWEKSGYEVLGVSLSARQAQRLAEQTGMGQQSRLSKALWGEKQQSVTLAKLLWEIERAAESQRRYGRRSVVKSPLSAKTVVVVDNAQGIGVSQMKRLVEEVRRAGAKLVLSGDLKQPQAYEHSGALKAVAQSVGAAELKKVQRQEQTWAKQVVQRVGSGQARKALQALAERGLLSIAETKEAAIEAVVQEWSERGLKRPQEHLMIAETMEEVRILNRLAQSKLVEAGNIGKTAVRVGGESIRKGERVKFRETSRTYGVMKNGMGTVRHIDPISKVAVVRLDTGRMKAINLRHYKGIELGYAVTTTEAKDVEVRHSYVLTQGTGRDAALVQVSRAKVETKVFAYVVDKDVEATLKLARQMSWSKESELGIMVEQRRVQEQGRER from the coding sequence GCAGCCGAGAAGGAAGCAACCCCATTCCAGACCCTTTATTACATACCCACGCGATCTCGCTGCCGGTGGTCTACGATCGAAGTAGCGGACGAGCGGAGAGTCTTTACCCCTCTGCTCGGATGCTGTATCGCCACAAAATGGCAGCCGGAGCAGTGTATCGAGCAGAGTTGGCATCGGAGCTGCAACAAAACCTCGGCGTATTGCTCCAGCGCGAAAAAAGTTGGTTCGAGCTGCAAGGCTTCTCCCGCGAAGAAGGGAAATACCTGGAGTTGATGAACCATTTTTCCTCGCGACGGCTTCAAATCGAAGCTCAAAACCCTCAGAACGCGATTGAAGCTCAAAAGGTAGCCTATGAAACCCGCAAGCAGAAACAACCTCAACTCCCCAGAAGCGAACTGTTCGCCCAATGGCAAAAAGCGAGCCAGCAATACGGATTTGGGCTGGAACAAGGACGAAAACTCCTTCGAGCGCCTCTGGAACGAACAGTCCTAGGACAGAAGTGGCAGGAATGGCGAACGCTGCGGGAAGCTGCAACATCGGTCGTGCGCCATCAAAGCCACTTTACCCATCGGGATTTGGTGAGGGCTGTGGCCGAAGCAGCACAGACAAGGGGACTAAATAGCAACGATGTCCTGAGACTTACCAAGAAATATCTCTCCTCCCGGCAGGTCATAGAGCTAGGTCGTATTGATGGGGAAAAACGGTTTGCCAACAAGCGACTCTACAAAATGGAAAAGCAGTTGCTCTCCCAGGTGCGCAAGCTGGAGAAAGAGCATTCCTTTCGAGTTGCCGTGCGGCATCTCCGAGCAGCCGCAGAGCGCCATCATCTGACCCGCGAGCAGACAGAAGCCCTTCAGGAGATTGCTCGCCCCGGTCGGATAAAAGTTCTCTGCGGCCTTTCTGGGACGGGAAAAAGCCATACCTTAGCCGCCGCCTGTCAAGGATGGGAGAAAAGCGGTTATGAAGTGCTGGGAGTTTCGTTATCCGCTCGGCAGGCTCAAAGACTTGCCGAGCAAACTGGAATGGGTCAGCAAAGCAGGCTCTCCAAAGCGCTGTGGGGCGAGAAACAGCAGAGCGTGACCCTGGCCAAACTGTTGTGGGAGATCGAGCGAGCCGCTGAGAGTCAACGTCGGTACGGTCGCCGTTCTGTCGTCAAATCGCCCCTATCAGCCAAGACAGTGGTGGTGGTCGATAACGCTCAAGGGATTGGGGTTTCCCAAATGAAGCGATTGGTTGAGGAAGTGCGACGTGCCGGAGCGAAGCTGGTTCTCTCTGGCGACCTGAAGCAACCCCAAGCCTACGAGCATAGTGGGGCATTGAAGGCAGTCGCTCAAAGTGTAGGAGCCGCAGAATTGAAGAAAGTCCAGCGTCAGGAGCAAACCTGGGCAAAGCAAGTGGTTCAACGGGTCGGGTCGGGGCAGGCGAGGAAAGCGTTACAGGCATTAGCCGAACGAGGGCTTTTATCCATTGCAGAGACGAAGGAGGCGGCAATAGAAGCGGTGGTTCAGGAATGGAGCGAGCGGGGACTGAAGCGACCCCAGGAACATCTGATGATTGCAGAGACAATGGAAGAGGTTCGCATTCTCAACCGTTTGGCGCAAAGCAAATTAGTTGAAGCGGGGAATATAGGAAAGACTGCCGTGAGAGTGGGTGGGGAATCTATCCGTAAGGGAGAGCGGGTAAAGTTTCGGGAAACGTCTCGCACCTATGGCGTAATGAAGAACGGTATGGGAACCGTGCGGCATATCGACCCGATTTCCAAGGTGGCTGTGGTGAGATTGGATACAGGAAGGATGAAGGCGATTAATTTGCGGCATTACAAGGGGATTGAGTTGGGGTATGCGGTGACGACAACTGAGGCGAAGGATGTGGAGGTTAGGCATTCCTACGTCCTGACGCAGGGAACTGGACGGGATGCGGCGTTGGTACAGGTCTCGCGAGCTAAGGTTGAGACCAAAGTGTTTGCTTATGTTGTGGATAAGGACGTGGAGGCAACGTTGAAGTTAGCTCGGCAGATGAGTTGGTCGAAGGAGAGTGAGTTGGGGATTATGGTGGAGCAGAGAAGGGTGCAGGAGCAGGGGAGGGAAAGATAA